The following coding sequences lie in one Burkholderia cepacia genomic window:
- the trmB gene encoding tRNA (guanosine(46)-N7)-methyltransferase TrmB has translation MMHDDPNEAGLTPHDDAIPDEAAEGAGAVNPLHHRRIRSFVTRAGRVSTGQRRALDDLGPRFVVPYAPALLDWDAVFGRSAPRILEIGFGMGASTAEIATHRPGDDFLGVEVHEPGVGALLKLIGEQDLPNIRIIQHDAVEVLEHMLAPESLDGVHIFFPDPWHKARHHKRRLIQPPLVAHLASRLKPGAYIHCATDWQNYAEQMLEVLGAEPTLENTAADYAPRPDYRPVTKFERRGLRLGHGVWDLVFRKRAG, from the coding sequence ATGATGCACGACGATCCGAACGAAGCCGGCCTGACGCCGCACGACGACGCCATTCCCGACGAAGCCGCCGAAGGCGCCGGCGCAGTCAACCCGCTGCACCACCGCCGCATCCGCAGCTTCGTGACCCGCGCCGGCCGCGTGTCGACCGGCCAGCGCCGCGCGCTTGACGACCTCGGCCCTCGCTTCGTCGTCCCGTATGCACCGGCACTGCTCGACTGGGATGCCGTGTTCGGCCGCAGCGCGCCGCGCATCCTCGAGATCGGTTTCGGCATGGGCGCGTCGACCGCGGAAATCGCCACGCACCGCCCGGGCGACGACTTCCTCGGCGTCGAAGTGCACGAGCCGGGCGTCGGCGCGTTGCTGAAGCTGATCGGCGAGCAGGACCTGCCGAACATCCGCATCATCCAGCACGACGCGGTCGAAGTGCTCGAGCACATGCTCGCGCCGGAAAGCCTCGACGGCGTGCACATCTTCTTCCCCGATCCGTGGCACAAGGCGCGCCATCACAAGCGCCGGTTGATCCAGCCGCCGCTCGTCGCGCATCTCGCGTCGCGCCTGAAGCCGGGCGCATACATCCACTGCGCGACCGACTGGCAGAACTACGCGGAACAGATGCTGGAAGTGCTCGGCGCGGAGCCGACGCTCGAGAACACGGCCGCCGACTACGCACCGCGCCCCGACTACCGCCCGGTGACGAAGTTCGAACGGCGCGGGCTGCGGCTCGGCCACGGCGTGTGGGACCTGGTGTTCCGCAAGCGCGCAGGCTGA
- a CDS encoding LysR substrate-binding domain-containing protein yields MRNDDPLDTYLLRVLCTLVEERSVSRTAIRLNQSQPALSSALKRLRKLFDDPLLTREKNEMVPTERALQLTQDARVALNALDKMFSADDAFDPQRSDRTFTIAMPDYLAPPFFADLARRFRQHAPNSKLVTLPMGAEYDYEKALAEGQVDVVIGNWPTPPEHLHMNVLLEDEVVCLMSKDNPLAKPGRLTAESYIDASHLVPLPYSSSQRGVVESSLATLRLSRGRQMSCPYFSLAPYLVSESDLILTTARHFAAYYARRLPLLIRPAPFNFPLMRFYVLWHPNKHRSKAHAWLRGLLSDSGERLTSIAGAA; encoded by the coding sequence ATGCGCAACGACGATCCGCTCGACACCTACCTGCTTCGCGTGCTGTGTACGCTGGTCGAGGAACGCAGCGTGTCGCGCACGGCGATCCGGCTGAACCAGTCGCAGCCCGCGCTCAGCAGCGCGCTGAAACGCCTGCGCAAGCTGTTCGACGATCCGCTGCTCACGCGCGAAAAGAACGAGATGGTGCCGACCGAGCGCGCATTGCAGCTCACGCAGGACGCGCGCGTCGCGCTCAATGCACTCGACAAGATGTTCAGCGCCGACGACGCATTCGATCCGCAGCGCTCCGACCGCACGTTCACGATCGCGATGCCCGACTACCTCGCGCCGCCGTTCTTCGCGGACCTGGCGCGGCGGTTCCGCCAGCACGCGCCGAATTCGAAGCTCGTCACGCTGCCGATGGGCGCCGAATACGACTACGAGAAGGCGCTGGCCGAAGGACAGGTCGACGTCGTGATCGGCAACTGGCCGACGCCGCCCGAGCATCTGCACATGAACGTGCTGCTCGAGGACGAAGTCGTGTGCCTGATGTCGAAGGACAATCCGCTCGCGAAGCCCGGCAGGTTGACCGCGGAAAGCTATATCGATGCGTCGCACCTGGTGCCGCTGCCCTACTCGAGCTCGCAGCGCGGTGTCGTGGAGAGTTCACTCGCGACGTTGCGCCTGAGCCGCGGCCGGCAGATGTCCTGCCCGTACTTCAGTCTCGCGCCGTACCTCGTCAGCGAATCCGACCTGATCCTGACGACCGCGCGGCATTTCGCGGCCTACTACGCACGCCGCCTGCCGCTGCTGATCCGCCCGGCGCCATTCAACTTTCCGCTGATGCGCTTCTATGTGCTTTGGCATCCGAACAAGCATCGCTCGAAGGCGCATGCATGGCTGCGCGGACTGTTGTCGGACAGCGGCGAGCGGCTGACGTCGATTGCCGGCGCCGCATGA
- the uraD gene encoding 2-oxo-4-hydroxy-4-carboxy-5-ureidoimidazoline decarboxylase, translating to MSSTSLDTTKLAAINAMAKDQFVQALGDIFEHSPDVAEDAWAARPFASVDALHDAMMASIRARGIDAKKAFFDRHPELSAQAVRGGGLTHASVSEQTSAGLDALTDDEEIRLQRMNRAYREQHGFPFIICVRHYTKAGIFFELESRVSRETAFELDYALNQIKAITRRRLDQRVA from the coding sequence ATGTCCTCGACTTCACTCGACACCACCAAGCTCGCCGCGATCAACGCGATGGCGAAGGATCAGTTCGTTCAAGCCCTCGGCGACATCTTCGAGCACTCGCCGGACGTCGCCGAAGACGCGTGGGCCGCGCGCCCGTTCGCTTCGGTCGACGCGCTGCACGACGCGATGATGGCCAGCATCCGCGCGCGCGGCATCGATGCGAAAAAGGCGTTCTTCGATCGCCATCCCGAACTGTCGGCACAGGCCGTGCGCGGCGGCGGGCTGACGCACGCATCGGTCAGCGAACAGACGAGCGCCGGCCTCGACGCACTGACCGACGACGAGGAAATCCGCCTGCAGCGGATGAACCGCGCGTATCGCGAGCAGCACGGCTTCCCGTTCATCATCTGCGTGCGCCATTACACGAAGGCCGGCATCTTCTTCGAACTGGAAAGCCGCGTGTCGCGCGAGACCGCATTCGAACTCGATTACGCGCTGAACCAGATCAAGGCGATCACGCGCCGCAGGCTCGACCAGCGCGTCGCGTGA